From the genome of Triticum aestivum cultivar Chinese Spring chromosome 3B, IWGSC CS RefSeq v2.1, whole genome shotgun sequence, one region includes:
- the LOC123064982 gene encoding uncharacterized protein isoform X1 produces MERSPRRRCGRAPRPPAMDQTPTPSTASSIRSGLSIRAPNPRSPAATRGRIRQSLLYSDRPRRFRRPTSDKLPVEEHADEVSSREFEALTLDQSRPTPKSTHRQAGTATHVRQSVLYSGRLRRPHGRREQEPSPNELPVEKNASKVSSSEGSTVTDLLELTDRVEKNAGKASDIQGPAVKAPPVKEDASEVCSREFKSVTLGQSLPTFNNPTQRSRKRDYYAADSTTRSEIFEEMLKDVSEPWAQKCRDMRKYLEEHTYTCMVEAMIAAEHGFSNPAQHKLDAQAFLASEGAFEAPEVPQSFASRRENIAQAEVSTEEILENGEKWMGEEVMLAFKKYKEGKSQFKDVVHYGLDELQHQCFSMESCDHTFHHFNFTVKMEKSGGDSSSTPFFAEVKEIHGRKYYSCYELSSHDDGHCHACKNQGMHALKHPICLMGYDSGHADMESPFLYLRDDE; encoded by the exons ATGGAGCGGAGCCCTCGTCGTCGTTGTGGTCGAGCTCCACGTCCACCAGCTATGGATCAAACGCCAACTCCTTCAACTGCTTCCAGCATCCGCAGTGGCCTAAGCATTCGTGCCCCCAATCCAAG GTCACCTGCAGCCACGAGAGGACGTATTCGCCAGAGCCTTCTCTATTCAGATCGCCCCAGGCGTTTCAGGAGACCTACATCAGATAAGCTACC GGTTGAGGAGCATGCGGATGAGGTAAGCAGCAGGGAGTTTGAAGCCCTGACACTTGATCAATCACGCCCTACACCTAAGTCAACTCACAG GCAAGCTGGAACTGcaacccatgttcggcaaagtgtTCTATATTCAGGCCGCCTCAGGAGGCCCCATGGTAGACGAGAACAAGAACCATCACCGAATGAGCTACC GGTTGAGAAGAATGCTAGCAAGGTGAGCAGCAGTGAGGGATCTACAGTTACAGATCTACTTGAATTAACTGATAG GGTTGAGAAGAATGCTGGCAAGGCGAGCGACATTCAGGGTCCTGCAGTTAAGGCTCCACC gGTAAAGGAGGATGCAAGTGAGGTGTGCAGCAGGGAGTTTAAATCAGTAACACTTGGTCAGTCACTTCCTACATTTAATAACCCAACTCAAAG GTCCAGGAAACGTGATTATTACGCTGCAGACAGTACGACTCGCTCTGAAATTTTTGAGGAGATGCTCAAAGATGTATCAGAGCCTTG GGCACAAAAATGTCGTGATATGCGGAAGTACTTGGAAGAACATACATACACTTGTATGGTGGAGGCTATGATTGCCGCTGAACATGGCTTTAGCAACCCGGCCCAGCATAAACTAGATGCTCAAGCATTCTTGGCATCAGAAGGGGCATTTGAAGCTCCTGAAGTCCCTCAATCCTTTGCCTCTAGAAGAGAGAATATAGCGCA GGCTGAAGTGTCTACGGAAGAAATCCTTGAGAATGGTGAAAAGTGGATGGGCGAGGAAGTCATGTTGGCTTTTAAGAAGTACAAGGAAGGAAAGAGCCAATTCAAA GACGTGGTGCATTATGGCCTAGATGAGCTTCAACATCAGTGCTTCAGCATGGAGAGCTGTGATCACACCTTCCATCACTTCAACTTCACCGTTAAGATGGAGAAATCAGGTGGCGATTCGTCATCGACGCCCTTCTTTGCTGAGGTGAAAGAGATCCATGGAAGAAAATATTATTCCTGCTACGAACTAAGTTCGCATGATGATG GTCACTGCCATGcgtgcaaaaatcaaggaatgCATGCACTGAAGCACCCTATTTGTCTAATGGGGTATGACAGTGGTCATGCTGATATGGAGTCCCCGTTCCTTTATCTTAGAGATGATGAATAA
- the LOC123064982 gene encoding uncharacterized protein isoform X2, which translates to MERSPRRRCGRAPRPPAMDQTPTPSTASSIRSGLSIRAPNPRSPAATRGRIRQSLLYSDRPRRFRRPTSDKLPVEEHADEVSSREFEALTLDQSRPTPKSTHRVEKNASKVSSSEGSTVTDLLELTDRVEKNAGKASDIQGPAVKAPPVKEDASEVCSREFKSVTLGQSLPTFNNPTQRSRKRDYYAADSTTRSEIFEEMLKDVSEPWAQKCRDMRKYLEEHTYTCMVEAMIAAEHGFSNPAQHKLDAQAFLASEGAFEAPEVPQSFASRRENIAQAEVSTEEILENGEKWMGEEVMLAFKKYKEGKSQFKDVVHYGLDELQHQCFSMESCDHTFHHFNFTVKMEKSGGDSSSTPFFAEVKEIHGRKYYSCYELSSHDDGHCHACKNQGMHALKHPICLMGYDSGHADMESPFLYLRDDE; encoded by the exons ATGGAGCGGAGCCCTCGTCGTCGTTGTGGTCGAGCTCCACGTCCACCAGCTATGGATCAAACGCCAACTCCTTCAACTGCTTCCAGCATCCGCAGTGGCCTAAGCATTCGTGCCCCCAATCCAAG GTCACCTGCAGCCACGAGAGGACGTATTCGCCAGAGCCTTCTCTATTCAGATCGCCCCAGGCGTTTCAGGAGACCTACATCAGATAAGCTACC GGTTGAGGAGCATGCGGATGAGGTAAGCAGCAGGGAGTTTGAAGCCCTGACACTTGATCAATCACGCCCTACACCTAAGTCAACTCACAG GGTTGAGAAGAATGCTAGCAAGGTGAGCAGCAGTGAGGGATCTACAGTTACAGATCTACTTGAATTAACTGATAG GGTTGAGAAGAATGCTGGCAAGGCGAGCGACATTCAGGGTCCTGCAGTTAAGGCTCCACC gGTAAAGGAGGATGCAAGTGAGGTGTGCAGCAGGGAGTTTAAATCAGTAACACTTGGTCAGTCACTTCCTACATTTAATAACCCAACTCAAAG GTCCAGGAAACGTGATTATTACGCTGCAGACAGTACGACTCGCTCTGAAATTTTTGAGGAGATGCTCAAAGATGTATCAGAGCCTTG GGCACAAAAATGTCGTGATATGCGGAAGTACTTGGAAGAACATACATACACTTGTATGGTGGAGGCTATGATTGCCGCTGAACATGGCTTTAGCAACCCGGCCCAGCATAAACTAGATGCTCAAGCATTCTTGGCATCAGAAGGGGCATTTGAAGCTCCTGAAGTCCCTCAATCCTTTGCCTCTAGAAGAGAGAATATAGCGCA GGCTGAAGTGTCTACGGAAGAAATCCTTGAGAATGGTGAAAAGTGGATGGGCGAGGAAGTCATGTTGGCTTTTAAGAAGTACAAGGAAGGAAAGAGCCAATTCAAA GACGTGGTGCATTATGGCCTAGATGAGCTTCAACATCAGTGCTTCAGCATGGAGAGCTGTGATCACACCTTCCATCACTTCAACTTCACCGTTAAGATGGAGAAATCAGGTGGCGATTCGTCATCGACGCCCTTCTTTGCTGAGGTGAAAGAGATCCATGGAAGAAAATATTATTCCTGCTACGAACTAAGTTCGCATGATGATG GTCACTGCCATGcgtgcaaaaatcaaggaatgCATGCACTGAAGCACCCTATTTGTCTAATGGGGTATGACAGTGGTCATGCTGATATGGAGTCCCCGTTCCTTTATCTTAGAGATGATGAATAA